In Gossypium raimondii isolate GPD5lz chromosome 12, ASM2569854v1, whole genome shotgun sequence, a single window of DNA contains:
- the LOC105762312 gene encoding uncharacterized protein LOC105762312, translating into MKIDEGISNPIHPHHKLKLEYTEIPFNCDGCKEAGIGLKYSCRRCEFDLHKACAMPSPTITHPFYKKCEFQFNYRPPGQHMRICDACRNDVLGFVYHCKRCDFDLHPCCANLPQVLDDGEHNLYLCFKLSSSCHHCGGKGPGWSYRSQCKSYNLHVACVKELLVESWQAMYLNADKNRVREIQTRIPSLSGKLRNHHGGRGGKVKKCCQMAGGAVRLIVSAILGDPTAIIGAAVAGFMSMSK; encoded by the coding sequence ATGAAGATCGACGAAGGAATCTCAAACCCCATCCATCCACACCACAAACTTAAGCTCGAATATACAGAGATACCCTTCAATTGTGATGGTTGTAAGGAAGCCGGCATTGGCCTCAAATACAGCTGCCGGCGATGTGAGTTCGACCTACACAAGGCCTGCGCTATGCCATCCCCTACCATCACTCatccattttataaaaaatgtgaGTTCCAGTTCAATTATAGACCCCCAGGGCAACATATGAGGATATGCGATGCGTGTAGAAACGACGTTCTCGGCTTCGTCTACCACTGCAAACGGTGCGATTTCGATCTTCATCCTTGTTGTGCCAACCTTCCCCAAGTCCTGGACGATGGTGAACATAATCTTTACTTGTGCTTCAAGCTATCGAGCTCGTGCCATCACTGCGGCGGAAAAGGGCCCGGCTGGTCTTACAGGTCTCAATGCAAGAGCTATAATCTTCATGTGGCGTGTGTTAAGGAGTTGCTGGTTGAAAGCTGGCAAGCCATGTACTTGAATGCTGATAAGAACAGGGTTAGAGAGATACAGACCAGGATCCCCAGCCTCAGTGGGAAACTGCGAAACCATCATGGAGGAAGAGGGGGAAAAGTGAAGAAATGTTGTCAAATGGCTGGTGGGGCTGTTCGTCTTATTGTCTCCGCCATTCTTGGCGATCCTACAGCTATAATTGGTGCGGCGGTGGCTGGTTTTATGTCCATgtccaaataa
- the LOC105762693 gene encoding 3-hydroxy-3-methylglutaryl-coenzyme A reductase 1, translating to MEAGRRSSTKPVQSLKPTKTVSVDEDLTKASDALPLPLHLSNAVFFTLFFSAVYFLLSHWREKIRTSTPLSVVTFSEIIAILAFVASFIYLLGFFGIDFVQSLILRPQTEVWNSEDDDEVADVLLHKEDARKVPCGQALDCSLPPLPPPAPIVTVQKVLDENPVTVLTEEDEEIIKSVVAGTTPSYSLESKLGDCKRAAAIRREALQRLTGKSLEGLPLDGFDYESILGQCCEMPVGYVQIPVGIAGPLLINGREYSVPMATTEGCLVASTNRGCKAIHLSGGATSTLLRDGMTRAPVVRFGTAKRAADLKLYLEDPDNFDTLAVVFNRSSRFGRLQGIKCAIAGKNLYLRFTCTTGDAMGMNMVSKGVQNVLDFLQTDFPDMDVMGISGNFCSDKKPAAVNWIEGRGKSVVCEAIIKGDVVRKVLKTTVESLVELNMLKNLTGSAMAGALGGFNAHASNIVTAVYIATGQDPAQNVESSHCITMMEAVNDGKDLHISVTMPSIEVGTVGGGTQLASQSACLNLLGVKGASKESAGANSRMLAAVVAGAVLAGELSLMSALAAGQLVKSHMKYNRSNKDVSKASS from the exons ATGGAGGCCGGCCGGCGATCATCGACTAAACCGGTTCAATCTCTGAAGCCAACGAAGACGGTTTCAGTAGACGAAGATCTCACCAAAGCCTCCGATGCATTACCGCTTCCTTTGCATCTATCCAATGCTGTCTTCTTCACTCTCTTCTTCTCTGCAGTTTATTTCCTTCTTTCCCATTGGCGTGAAAAGATCCGGACCTCCACGCCTCTCAGCGTCGTTACCTTTTCTGAGATCATCGCCATTCTCGCCTTCGTCGCTTCCTTTATTTACCTTCTGGGGTTCTTCGGGATTGACTTTGTTCAGTCTCTGATTCTCCGACCGCAGACTGAAGTTTGGAACTCTGAGGACGATGATGAGGTAGCTGATGTTTTGCTTCATAAAGAAGATGCCCGTAAAGTCCCTTGCGGCCAAGCTCTTGATTGCTCACTTCCTCCTTTGCCTCCTCCGGCACCGATTGTAACTGTTCAGAAAGTGTTGGATGAAAATCCTGTGACAGTTTTAACCGAGGAAGACGAAGAAATAATTAAATCCGTTGTGGCGGGAACGACCCCTTCGTACTCTTTGGAATCGAAATTAGGTGATTGTAAGAGAGCGGCAGCGATCAGGCGTGAAGCATTGCAGAGACTGACAGGGAAGTCATTAGAAGGATTGCCTTTGGATGGATTTGATTATGAGTCTATTTTAGGGCAGTGTTGCGAGATGCCGGTTGGGTACGTTCAGATTCCCGTGGGAATTGCAGGGCCTTTGTTGATTAATGGAAGAGAGTACTCAGTTCCTATGGCAACCACGGAGGGGTGCTTGGTGGCTAGCACTAATAGGGGTTGTAAAGCTATTCATTTGTCCGGTGGAGCTACAAGTACTCTATTGAGAGATGGGATGACCAGAGCTCCTGTTGTAAGGTTCGGTACCGCTAAAAGGGCAGCTGATCTGAAGTTGTACTTGGAGGATCCTGACAATTTCGACACTTTGGCTGTTGTTTTTAACAG ATCGAGTAGATTTGGTAGGCTGCAAGGGATCAAATGTGCAATTGCAGGGAAGAATCTATATTTGAGATTCACTTGCACTACTGGTGATGCTATGGGGATGAACATGGTTTCCAAGGGAGTCCAAAATGTTTTGGATTTCCTTCAAACTGATTTCCCAGACATGGATGTCATGGGCATCTCTG GAAACTTTTGTTCCGACAAAAAGCCAGCTGCAGTGAACTGGATTGAAGGGCGAGGCAAATCTGTTGTGTGCGAGGCCATAATTAAGGGTGATGTTGTGAGGAAGGTCTTGAAGACTACTGTTGAATCTCTGGTGGAGCTTAACATGCTTAAGAACCTGACTGGTTCAGCCATGGCTGGAGCTTTGGGTGGATTCAATGCCCATGCCAGTAACATCGTGACTGCAGTCTACATAGCTACTGGCCAAGATCCAGCTCAAAATGTCGAAAGCTCTCACTGCATCACAATGATGGAAGCTGTTAATGATGGCAAGGACCTTCACATCTCTGTCACAATGCCTTCTATTGAG GTTGGTACTGTTGGTGGTGGAACTCAGCTTGCATCACAGTCAGCCTGTTTGAACCTGCTAGGGGTGAAAGGTGCGAGCAAAGAGTCGGCTGGAGCAAACTCTAGAATGCTGGCGGCCGTTGTAGCAGGCGCTGTACTTGCTGGGGAGCTATCACTTATGTCGGCACTTGCAGCTGGGCAACTAGTTAAGAGCCATATGAAGTACAATAGATCCAACAAGgatgtttccaaggcttcttccTAA